From one Kwoniella dejecticola CBS 10117 chromosome 2, complete sequence genomic stretch:
- a CDS encoding 6-phosphofructokinase: protein MLSQKTVDPTFQYTASNPSHVIDQQSKNHNMASNNIDGGDDIQTKDLEGISEGLLDKAEHITIPTIQDGAKSPAARNKRQKNVAVLTSGGDSAGMNAAVRAVVRQSIARGCQAYIIREGWEGLVRGNTSEPTPAPTPRRTPSASATQSPSLQPLSSNKNVSFSSLPPSKQMELEKATHALNTQADEDFEKNRVNFTDPSGVAPLSNAPLSFGFGELLKDGAGEGDVEEMAAHGLQGMVIADEEDEKGRSLKGRYIVRVGWDDVRGWLGEGGTLIGSSRCPSFREREGRLQAAHNLIKYGIDCLAVCGGDGSLTGADKLRGEWPSLMDELLATEKIDAEQRETFRHLNIVGLVGSIDNDMSMTDLTIGAPTALHRICESIDSIASTASSHSRAFVIEVMGRHCGWLALLAGVAMGADFIFIPESPPETDDWETEMCNLLQSHRKVGKRKSIVIVAEGALDRNLKPIKPDYVKDILVDRLGLDTRVTTLGHTQRGGRPCAFDRILPTLQGVQAVQALLEATPDTPSYMIGIQENKITKVPLLEAVAQTQAVAKAIENQDFAKAMTYRDSEFREMLQAFQISSSLAVDEEAPKEKRLRVGIIHVGAPAGGMNAATRQAVRFCHNRGHTPVAIYNGFEGLLDDNVAELSWLRVDTWTTRGGSELGTNRTLPSADLGNIAAGFQRHALDALLVIGGFEAFHSVMILEQNRSNYPSFQIPMVHLPATISNNVPMTDFSLGSDTSLNALVDACDAIRQSASASRNRVFVVETQGGMSGYLATMGALAVGAVLVYTPEDGISLKLLQEDVEFLTKRYSLDAKGKSEGRLVIKSEKSSTIYTTEVLTKIFKEEGKELFDARSASLGHTMQGGTPSPMDRTRAARLSLRCMQFLEKHATPNAQSSHRSGPKGVHHKRTYSTETATMIAIRGSKIVYATMDEVLKHTDMKLRRGKDEWWSDIKRLAEIMGGRQGLVSS, encoded by the exons ATGTTATCGCAGAAGACAGTCGATCCGACTTTTCAATATACAGCTTCGAACCCTTCCCACGTAATTGATCAACAATCCAAAAATCACAATATGGCGTCTAACAATATTGATGGAGGGGACGACATACAGACAAAGGACCTTGAAGGCATTTCCGAGGGTCTGTTGGACAAGGCAGAACATATCACGATACCGACTATTCAAGATGGTGCCAAGAGTCCAGCGGCAAGGAATAAGAGACAGAAGAACGTGGCTGTTCTCACGTCGGGCGGGGATTCAGCGGGTATGAATGCTGCTG TCCGAGCAGTGGTCAGACAATCCATCGCTAGAGGATGTCAAGCATACATCATCcgagaaggatgggaaggTCTCGTTCGAGGTAACACCTCTGAGCCTACTCCTGCTCCAACACCAAGACGTACTCCTTCTGCATCCGCCACTCAATCGCCTTCCCTTCAGCCCCTCTCTTCCAACAAGAACGTCTCTTTCTCGTCGTTACCGCCTTCGAAGCAGATGGAGCTTGAAAAGGCTACGCATGCCCTGAACACTCAGGCAGATGAAGATTTCGAGAAGAACAGAGTCAATTTCACTGATCCGTCCGGAGTCGCTCCTCTCTCCAATGCCCCGCTGAGTTTCGGCTTCGGAGAATTGCTCAAGgatggagctggagaaggtgaCGTGGAGGAGATGGCTGCGCATGGGCTTCAGGGGATGGTCATTgccgatgaagaggatgagaagggcCGAAGTTTGAAGGGTAGATACATCGTCAGAGTGGGCTGGGATGATGTTAGAGGTTGGTTGGGTGAAGGAGGTACTCTCATTGGAAGTTCCAGATGCCCATCAT TCCGAGAACGAGAGGGAAGACTTCAAGCCGCTCACAACCTGATCAAGTACGGTATTGACTGCCTTGCTGTTTgtggtggagatggatcCTTGACTGGTGCGGACAAATTGAGAGGAGAATGGCCGAGTCTCATGGATGAGCTTCTTGCGACTG AAAAAATCGATGCCGAGCAAAGAGAGACTTTCAGACACCTTAACATTGTGGGATTGGTCGGATCTATCGA CAACGACATGTCGATGACGGATCTCACTATCGGTGCCCCAACAGCTTTACACCGAATCTGCGAGTCCATCGACTCCATCGCCTCGACCGCGTCTTCTCACTCCCGAGCTTTCGTGATTGAAGTCATGGGTAGACATTGTGGTTGGCTCGCTTTGTTGGCTGGTGTAGCGATGGGGGCCGATTTCATTTTTATCCCTGAATCACCACCTGAGACGGATGATTGGGAGACCGAGATGTGCAACTTGCTCCAATCCCACCGAAAAGTCGGTAAGAGGAAGTCAATCGTTATCGTAGCCGAAGGTGCTTTGGACAGAAACCTCAAGCCTATCAAGCCTGATTACGTCAAGGATATCCTGGTGGATCGATTGGGTCTCGATACTAGAGTGACCACTTTGGGTCATACTCAACGGGGTGGAAGACCTTGTGCTTTCGACAGAATCTTG CCCACCCTTCAAGGTGTACAAGCTGTTCAGGCTCTTCTCGAAGCCACTCCCGACACGCCTTCATACATGATTGGCATTCAAGAGAACAAGATCACAAAGGTGCCTTTACTCGAGGCTGTAGCTCAA ACCCAGGCAGTCGCCAAAGCCATCGAAAACCAAGACTTCGCCAAAGCCATGACATACCGAGACTCCGAGTTCCGAGAAATGTTGCAAGCCTTCCAAATTAGTTCCTCCTTGGCGGTCGACGAAGAGGCACCTAAAGAGAAACGACTTCGAGTAGGTATCATTCACGTTGGTGCACCAGCAGGAGGAATGAACGCAGCCACTCGACAAGCCGTACGATTCTGTCACAACAGAGGACATACGCCCGTCGCCATTTATAACGGTTTCGAAGGTCTCTTAGATGACAATGTTGCCGAGCTGTCTTGGTTACGAGTGGATACTTGGACCACTCGAGGGGGTTCAGAATTAGGAACCAACAGGACTTTGCCAAGTGCCGATTTAGGTAACATTGCCGCTGGTTTCCAACGACATGCCTTAGACGCTCTGTTGGTCATTGGTGGATTCGAAGCTTTCCACTCGGTCATGATTCTCGAACAAAACCGATCGAATTACCCAAGCTTCCAGATCCCAATGGTCCATTTACCTGCCACGATCTCCAACAATGTTCCGATGACCGACTTCTCGCTGGGAAGCGATACTTCTCTGAACGCGCTTGTCGATGCGTGCGATGCCATCAGACAGTCTGCATCGGCTAGTCGAAACAGAGTGTTCGTCGTTGAGACTCAAGGTGGAATGAGCGGTTACTTGGCCACTATGGGTGCTTTAGCT GTCGGTGCTGTTCTTGTGTACACTCCGGAAGATGGTATCTCCCTCAAGCTCTTGCAGGAAGATGTAGAATTCTTGACCAAGAGATACTCGCTTGACGCGAAGGGTAAGAGCGAAGGTAGATtggtgatcaa ATCCGAGAAATCATCGACCATCTACACTACCGAGGTACTCaccaagatcttcaaggaagaaggcaaagagcTATTCGACGCTCGATCCGCATCTCTGGGTCACACCATGCAAGGTGGAACCCCATCCCCTATGGACCGAACTCGAGCCGCGAGACTCTCCTTGAGGTGTATGCAATTCTTAGAGAAACACGCTACACCCAATGCGCAGTCTTCGCATCGATCTGGACCTAAAGGCGTACACCATAAGCGAACTTACTCGACCGAAACTGCTACGATGATTGCGATCAGAGGATCCAAGATTGTGTATGCCACAATGGACGAGGTACTGAAGCACACGGATATGAAGTTGAGAAGAGGCAAAGACGAGTGGTGGTCTGATATTAAGCGATTGGCGGAGATCATGGGTGGTAGACAGGGTTTGGTGTCTTCTTAG
- a CDS encoding 26S protease regulatory subunit 8 has protein sequence MAVATQKMPKTPSSVPGGSIKTYYQNKIEAAELDITKKTQNLRRLEAQRNALNTRVRLLREELQVLQEPGSYVGEVVKVMGKKKVLVKVQPEGKYVVDFSPDIPLSSLTPNIRVALRADSYLLHSILPNKIDPLVSLMMVEKVPDSTYEMVGGLDKQIKEIKEVIELPVKHPELFESLGIAQPKGVLLYGPPGTGKTLLARAVAHHTDCRFIRVSGSELVQKYIGEGSRMVRELFVMAREHAPSIIFMDEIDSIGSSRGGEGGGGGDSEVQRTMMELLNQLDGFEPTKNIKVIMATNRIDILDSALLRPGRIDRKIEFPPPNPEARITILKIHSRKMSLQRGINFRSLAEKMGHCSGAEVRGICTEAGMYALRERRQYVGQEDFEMAVAKVLKKNAESNMSVNKLFS, from the exons ATGGCCGTGGCTACCCAGAAGATGCCCAAGACCCCTTCGTCGGTCCCAGGAGGAagtatcaag ACATATTACCAaaacaagatcgaagctgctgaaTTAGATATAACCAAGAAAACCCAAAATCTCAGGCGTCTGGAAGCTCAACGAAATGCTCTGAACACAAGAG TGCGTTTGCTTCGGGAGGAATTACAGGTACTTCAAGAACCTGGAAGTTATGTTGGGGAGGTGGTGAAAGTgatgggcaagaagaaggtgttggTAAAAGTACAACCTGAAGGCAAATATG TTGTCGATTTCTCACCCGATATCCCGCTTTCATCGTTAACACCCAACATCCGAGTTGCCCTTCGAGCCGACTCATACCTCCTTCATTCTATCTTACCTAACAAGATCGATCCTCTGGtctccttgatgatggtggagaaAGTACCTGACTCGACGTACGAGATGGTTGGAGGTCTAGATaagcagatcaaggagatcaaagaggtCATCGAATTACCCGTGAAACATCCAGAACTATTCGAATCGCTCGGTATAGCCCAACCTAAGGGTGTATTACTTTACGGTCCTCCCGGAACAGGTAAAACACTCTTGGCAAGAGCGGTGGCGCATCATACGGATTGTCGATTTATCAGAGTATCCGGATCGGAGTTGGTGCAGAAATATATCGGAGAGGGATCGAGGATGGTCAGAGAGTTGTTCGTTATGGCGAGAGAACATGCGCcgtcgatcatcttcatggacgagatcgataGTATTGGATCGTcccgaggaggagaaggcggaggcggaggagattCCGAAGTGCAAAGAACTATGATGGAGCTcttgaatcagcttgatgggTTCGAGCCTACCAAGAATATCAAA GTGATCATGGCGACCAACCGAATAGATATTTTGGATTCGGCGTTGTTGAGACCGGGACGTATCGATCGAAAGATCGAATTCCCACCGCCTAATCCGGAAGCGAGGATAACGATCCTGAAGATTCACTCAAGAAAG ATGTCATTACAACGAGGAATCAACTTCAGATCATTGGCCGAGAAGATGGGTCATTGTTCGGGTGCCGAAGTTAGAGGTATATGTACTGAAGcgg GTATGTACGCCTTGAGAGAACGAAGACAGTATGTAGGACAAGAAGACTTCGAAATGGCTGTTGCgaaggtgttgaagaagaatgccGAGAGCAATATGAGTGTCAACAAGTTGTTCAGTTAA